The region TCACAAATCGCAAATCACAAATCGAAAGTCATTGCGCGGCCTTCTTTCTGTAGGTGTCCAGCACCTCGTCCATCTTCTCCGGCGTCAGGTTCTCGTGGAAGTCGTAGTTGACCTGAGCGGCCGGGGCCCAACTGCAGGCGCCGATGCACTCCACCTCCTCCAGCGAGAACACGCCATCCGGCGTCGTGCCCTTGTGCGCGATGCCCAGCTTCTCCTTGCAGTGCTCGAAGACTCCTTCAGCGCCGCGCGCCATGCAGCTCACGTTGGTGCA is a window of Terriglobales bacterium DNA encoding:
- a CDS encoding NAD(P)H-dependent oxidoreductase subunit E, yielding MKFSDEFEQRFAEMLTHYPIKRSVLVPTLLYMQDELGYLTEEAIEEIAHRLDLPVLEIRNVISYYSMLTTKPRGKYNVQVCTNVSCMARGAEGVFEHCKEKLGIAHKGTTPDGVFSLEEVECIGACSWAPAAQVNYDFHENLTPEKMDEVLDTYRKKAAQ